Proteins from a genomic interval of uncultured Methanobrevibacter sp.:
- a CDS encoding Ig-like domain repeat protein — MVLKNIEPGDYNIAMVYDGDNTYGPAVVTGSFSVDKLASDLNVTVPSDVKAGENAVIDVVIPGASGNVSVVVNGVDTVVALDENGTAQLVLKDIVPGDYSVAVVYDGDNTYSSAVVTGSFSVDKLASDVNVTVPSDVKAGEWC; from the coding sequence ATGGTGCTTAAGAATATTGAACCTGGTGATTATAATATTGCAATGGTCTACGATGGTGATAACACCTATGGTCCTGCTGTTGTTACTGGTTCATTCAGTGTTGATAAGTTAGCTAGTGATCTTAATGTTACTGTTCCTAGTGATGTTAAAGCTGGTGAAAATGCTGTTATTGATGTTGTTATTCCTGGTGCTAGTGGTAATGTCAGTGTTGTTGTAAATGGTGTTGATACTGTTGTTGCTTTAGATGAGAATGGTACTGCTCAATTAGTGCTTAAGGATATTGTGCCTGGTGATTATAGTGTTGCTGTCGTTTATGATGGTGATAATACTTACAGTTCTGCTGTTGTTACTGGTTCATTCAGTGTTGATAAGTTAGCTAGTGATGTTAATGTTACTGTTCCTAGTGATGTTAAAGCTGGTGAATGGTGTTGA